A window of Piliocolobus tephrosceles isolate RC106 chromosome 13, ASM277652v3, whole genome shotgun sequence contains these coding sequences:
- the TMEM138 gene encoding transmembrane protein 138 isoform X3 encodes MLQTSNYSLVLSLQFLLLSYDLFVNSFSELLRKAPVIQLVLFMCVHIQDIAVLFNIIIIFLMLFNTFVFQAGLVNLLFHKFKGTIILTAVYFALSISLHVWVMNLRWKNSNSFIWTDGLQTLFVFQRLEATFSALRGELALCMGKQLDFPRKVQTSCVQHSRRKIFPLANQSVPIGLKCGIPSLPPTSVPPPFLPFLCTIHSP; translated from the exons atgcTCCAGACCAGTAACTACAGCCTGGTGCTCTCTCTGCAGTTCCTGCTGCTGTCCTATGACCTCTTTGTCAATTCCTTCTCAGAACTGCTCCGAAAGGCTCCTGTCATCCAGCTTGTGCTCTTCATGTGCGTGCA CATCCAGGATATTGCAGTCCTcttcaacatcatcatcattttccTCATGTTATTCAACACCTTCGTCTTCCAGGCTGGCCTGGTCAACCTCCTATTCCATAAGTTCAAAGGGACCATCATCCTGACAGCTGTGTACTTTGCCCTCAGCATCTCCCTTCATGTCTGGGTCATG AACTTACGCTGGAAAAACTCCAACAGCTTCATATGGACAGATGGACTTCAAACGCTGTTTGTATTCCAGAGACTAG AAGCTACGTTTTCTGCTCTGCGGGGAGAGTTGGCCCTATGCATGGGGAAGCAGCTGGACTTTCCAAGGAAGGTTCAGACCAGCTGTGTTCAGCATTCAAGAAGGAAGATCTTCCCTCTTGCAAATCAGAGTGTCCCCATCGGTCTCAAGTGCGGCATCCCTTCCTTGCCTCCTACCTCCGTTCcaccccctttccttcctttcctctgtaCCATTCATTCTCCCTGA
- the TMEM138 gene encoding transmembrane protein 138 isoform X6, translating to MDPQNSPGWWPFLLLSYDLFVNSFSELLRKAPVIQLVLFIIQDIAVLFNIIIIFLMLFNTFVFQAGLVNLLFHKFKGTIILTAVYFALSISLHVWVMNLRWKNSNSFIWTDGLQTLFVFQRLEATFSALRGELALCMGKQLDFPRKVQTSCVQHSRRKIFPLANQSVPIGLKCGIPSLPPTSVPPPFLPFLCTIHSP from the exons ATGGATCCTCAAAACAGCCCTGGATGGTGGCCT TTCCTGCTGCTGTCCTATGACCTCTTTGTCAATTCCTTCTCAGAACTGCTCCGAAAGGCTCCTGTCATCCAGCTTGTGCTCTTCAT CATCCAGGATATTGCAGTCCTcttcaacatcatcatcattttccTCATGTTATTCAACACCTTCGTCTTCCAGGCTGGCCTGGTCAACCTCCTATTCCATAAGTTCAAAGGGACCATCATCCTGACAGCTGTGTACTTTGCCCTCAGCATCTCCCTTCATGTCTGGGTCATG AACTTACGCTGGAAAAACTCCAACAGCTTCATATGGACAGATGGACTTCAAACGCTGTTTGTATTCCAGAGACTAG AAGCTACGTTTTCTGCTCTGCGGGGAGAGTTGGCCCTATGCATGGGGAAGCAGCTGGACTTTCCAAGGAAGGTTCAGACCAGCTGTGTTCAGCATTCAAGAAGGAAGATCTTCCCTCTTGCAAATCAGAGTGTCCCCATCGGTCTCAAGTGCGGCATCCCTTCCTTGCCTCCTACCTCCGTTCcaccccctttccttcctttcctctgtaCCATTCATTCTCCCTGA
- the TMEM138 gene encoding transmembrane protein 138 isoform X4, giving the protein MLQTSNYSLVLSLQFLLLSYDLFVNSFSELLRKAPVIQLVLFIIQDIAVLFNIIIIFLMLFNTFVFQAGLVNLLFHKFKGTIILTAVYFALSISLHVWVMNLRWKNSNSFIWTDGLQTLFVFQRLEATFSALRGELALCMGKQLDFPRKVQTSCVQHSRRKIFPLANQSVPIGLKCGIPSLPPTSVPPPFLPFLCTIHSP; this is encoded by the exons atgcTCCAGACCAGTAACTACAGCCTGGTGCTCTCTCTGCAGTTCCTGCTGCTGTCCTATGACCTCTTTGTCAATTCCTTCTCAGAACTGCTCCGAAAGGCTCCTGTCATCCAGCTTGTGCTCTTCAT CATCCAGGATATTGCAGTCCTcttcaacatcatcatcattttccTCATGTTATTCAACACCTTCGTCTTCCAGGCTGGCCTGGTCAACCTCCTATTCCATAAGTTCAAAGGGACCATCATCCTGACAGCTGTGTACTTTGCCCTCAGCATCTCCCTTCATGTCTGGGTCATG AACTTACGCTGGAAAAACTCCAACAGCTTCATATGGACAGATGGACTTCAAACGCTGTTTGTATTCCAGAGACTAG AAGCTACGTTTTCTGCTCTGCGGGGAGAGTTGGCCCTATGCATGGGGAAGCAGCTGGACTTTCCAAGGAAGGTTCAGACCAGCTGTGTTCAGCATTCAAGAAGGAAGATCTTCCCTCTTGCAAATCAGAGTGTCCCCATCGGTCTCAAGTGCGGCATCCCTTCCTTGCCTCCTACCTCCGTTCcaccccctttccttcctttcctctgtaCCATTCATTCTCCCTGA
- the TMEM138 gene encoding transmembrane protein 138 isoform X7, protein MLQTSNYSLVLSLQFLLLSYDLFVNSFSELLRKAPVIQLVLFIIQDIAVLFNIIIIFLMLFNTFVFQAGLVNLLFHKFKGTIILTAVYFALSISLHVWVMNLRWKNSNSFIWTDGLQTLFVFQRLAAVLYCYFYKRTAIRLGDPRFYQDSLWLRKEFLQVRR, encoded by the exons atgcTCCAGACCAGTAACTACAGCCTGGTGCTCTCTCTGCAGTTCCTGCTGCTGTCCTATGACCTCTTTGTCAATTCCTTCTCAGAACTGCTCCGAAAGGCTCCTGTCATCCAGCTTGTGCTCTTCAT CATCCAGGATATTGCAGTCCTcttcaacatcatcatcattttccTCATGTTATTCAACACCTTCGTCTTCCAGGCTGGCCTGGTCAACCTCCTATTCCATAAGTTCAAAGGGACCATCATCCTGACAGCTGTGTACTTTGCCCTCAGCATCTCCCTTCATGTCTGGGTCATG AACTTACGCTGGAAAAACTCCAACAGCTTCATATGGACAGATGGACTTCAAACGCTGTTTGTATTCCAGAGACTAG CGGCAGTGTTGTACTGCTACTTCTATAAACGGACAGCCATAAGACTAGGCGACCCTCGCTTCTACCAGGACTCTTTGTGGCTGCGCAAGGAGTTCTTGCAAGTTCGAAGGTGA
- the TMEM138 gene encoding transmembrane protein 138 isoform X5: MDPQNSPGWWPFLLLSYDLFVNSFSELLRKAPVIQLVLFMCVHIQDIAVLFNIIIIFLMLFNTFVFQAGLVNLLFHKFKGTIILTAVYFALSISLHVWVMNLRWKNSNSFIWTDGLQTLFVFQRLEATFSALRGELALCMGKQLDFPRKVQTSCVQHSRRKIFPLANQSVPIGLKCGIPSLPPTSVPPPFLPFLCTIHSP; encoded by the exons ATGGATCCTCAAAACAGCCCTGGATGGTGGCCT TTCCTGCTGCTGTCCTATGACCTCTTTGTCAATTCCTTCTCAGAACTGCTCCGAAAGGCTCCTGTCATCCAGCTTGTGCTCTTCATGTGCGTGCA CATCCAGGATATTGCAGTCCTcttcaacatcatcatcattttccTCATGTTATTCAACACCTTCGTCTTCCAGGCTGGCCTGGTCAACCTCCTATTCCATAAGTTCAAAGGGACCATCATCCTGACAGCTGTGTACTTTGCCCTCAGCATCTCCCTTCATGTCTGGGTCATG AACTTACGCTGGAAAAACTCCAACAGCTTCATATGGACAGATGGACTTCAAACGCTGTTTGTATTCCAGAGACTAG AAGCTACGTTTTCTGCTCTGCGGGGAGAGTTGGCCCTATGCATGGGGAAGCAGCTGGACTTTCCAAGGAAGGTTCAGACCAGCTGTGTTCAGCATTCAAGAAGGAAGATCTTCCCTCTTGCAAATCAGAGTGTCCCCATCGGTCTCAAGTGCGGCATCCCTTCCTTGCCTCCTACCTCCGTTCcaccccctttccttcctttcctctgtaCCATTCATTCTCCCTGA